The window GAAAAAGGCTCCCCATTCCGGCTCGAATGGCGGACTGGTTTGCCACATCGCATGCCCGATATGTTCCGAATCTGGGGTATCGTGGTCTGACCAGCCGTAGCTCAAGATGTCATACACTTCATGAATCACCAATAGTCGGTCCGCTTCTACTTGTAGCCCTGAAAGTAGTGTCCGAAGTTGTGTGGAAATATCGTCAATCACGAGCGAAATCCTTTGGATCCAGAATTTACCGCCAAAACTGAATGCCCGTCTGCCAAGGCAACACTCAGGGTCTTATCGAACCCGCGCTTCGAGCGATTCAATCCAGGTGTCAAAATGGAGGCACTGTGCCCGAATTCTGTCTAGACCGATTTCCAGAGCAGCAAGGATACCGAATAGAGGTTTCTCGTAGCTTGGCACGAGTGCTTCAATCCTCTTCGACGGACTAGTCACAGGAGAGTCGTTTATGTCTTCAGGAGACTGAAAATCATCTCGAATCTGTTGAAAAGCCGGTTGCAAGTCTGTTCTCCCGATGCCGCGAGCAAATGCAGCACAATCACTAAAAAGTAGCCCCTCGAATTCATGCATGACGACAAACGGGATAAAACGATTTGGATTGATCTGGGCCTCAGTGTCGCTGAGGAAATCATCTAGTAGGGCTTTTTGCACGTGCGCTGCTTTCTCATTTGATGCCACGTGCGTTGCTTCTTCGCGTCCTGGCCATCCCCCGTTGCCCTCTTTAGGGAGACCGTAATAATCGACCATGGTAGTTGCTAGACACCCATGATCCTGTCGCAAGTGGTTGATTATGTCCTTTTTCACAGGCGGCCATGGGCGAATTCCGCCCCGCAGTCGGCGCAGGCGAGCATTGCCAAGTATCCTCGCACTAACAGACTCGTACCCCACGTGCATCAAGTAATCTCGAAGCACGACATTTACGAAATCCTCTTCGGTTTGACCCTCCACATGGATTAGCAAACGGGGCATAGTTATTCGGGAAGCGGCCTCCCCGCAAATTCGTTCTTTTCCCAAAGCTGGCCTAAGCTGTAGTCCTCGAGCCAGTCTTTCAATTGAGCGGGCTCCAGACGCGTTATCTGCGTACCGCCCTCCACTCGATTAGCAACCAGTACGTCTTCGGGATCAAAGTGATCCAACAGGAGGGATGACTGAGTAGACGCAATCACTTGCCTGCTCTCTGATGCATGCCGTATGAGGGATGCCAGCATTTCGATGGCGTACGGGTGTAATCCCAATTCCGGCTCATCAACGAGGATCACAGACGGAAGATACTGCTTCGGCTGGAGAAAGAGAGTAGTGAGGGCAATAAACCTAAGTGTGCCGTCTGAAAGCGACGACGCGTCAAAGTATTGATCCGAGTTCTTGTGCGTCCATTCGAGTTTGATGTCGTCGGGCTTCAGCTTAGAAGGTTGCAGCTTGAAGTCGTCGAAGAAGGGCGTAACCCGCTGCACTGTCCGCCGAATCAGGCTGTACTCTGTTTGGTGCTTTTCTTGGAGGTAGTAGAGAAAAGCGGCGAGATTTGATCCATCAGGACGGAGATACCGATTGTCGTCCACTTTCGCTGTTTTTCGCATTGGCGAAGACATACTTGTGTCGTGCACGTGGTACAGTCGCCACCCGCCGAGGCGTAGACGCACCCAACTGGCCGTTCTTGTGAGTTGCGGATCACTGATGCCAGCCTCTCGACCCTGCTCGCGGGACGTCAATGGAGTGTCGTACGGATGTTTAAAGCCTCGACTCTTATCCCAGAAATACGCTGTTTCTAAAGACGGATATAGGCCATCATCCTGCGTCGGAGAAAGCGTAAGATCGTATTGATTGACCTCATCCAGAAAGGAAAGGTGAATGTAAACTTGTCTCGTTGTCTTCGAACCGAAGTGCAGTACTTTTTCGGCTCCCCCCGCCTCGATCACATAGTCTTTTAATCGGCCTTCTCGGATGGCGTGAAGAAAGGAAAAAACTCCAATAAAATTGGATTTTCCCGAGCCATTCGAGCCGATCAAAATGTTGACGGACTTTAGCGGCAGCTTCTCGATCGAGGCGATGCTCTTAAAGCCTCGAACCGTGATGTAGTCAAGTGCAGTTGAAGGCATGAATTCCTGGGCGAAAACGGCAAGGACTGCACCCGGTGCAAACCCGCCTCCGCAACCGTTAGAATAAACCATTTCATCCGATTTCGGCAGGCGCATTAGCCTTGCTCGATAAACGGTCACGGCCCAGGGATGCAAGTTCGTATCAGTTGGCGGTCCCAAATCATATCGAGCTGAGAACGATGAATCGAGCGTTGTAAACGGCTAGTATTCGAGCAGGTGGCCCAGGCTTCCGCTATTCTTTTTCTGTCCCGCACCCCGCGCGCGGGTAGTCCATCCTTCGCGGTTTTTGCGAAGGGTGGGATTCGATGATGTATCCCTCTCGCCTCGCGACGAGCACTCAGCATTCAGCAATCAGCCAAAGGGAAGAAACATCTGCGCGAAAATGAACAGCTTTCCGAAGCTCGGTTGTCAAGATGTACTACTTCTTAATTGATTCGCTATTGGAAACGCGGTAAAATGGGTTCGCCTCAGGGGGCGGGGGTGCGAAACGCACCCATCGCCGTGATCGCCGACATCGCGCGTGATCGCCGTGAGTGGAAAAA is drawn from Terriglobia bacterium and contains these coding sequences:
- a CDS encoding DUF4276 family protein, producing MPRLLIHVEGQTEEDFVNVVLRDYLMHVGYESVSARILGNARLRRLRGGIRPWPPVKKDIINHLRQDHGCLATTMVDYYGLPKEGNGGWPGREEATHVASNEKAAHVQKALLDDFLSDTEAQINPNRFIPFVVMHEFEGLLFSDCAAFARGIGRTDLQPAFQQIRDDFQSPEDINDSPVTSPSKRIEALVPSYEKPLFGILAALEIGLDRIRAQCLHFDTWIESLEARVR
- a CDS encoding AAA family ATPase is translated as MPSTALDYITVRGFKSIASIEKLPLKSVNILIGSNGSGKSNFIGVFSFLHAIREGRLKDYVIEAGGAEKVLHFGSKTTRQVYIHLSFLDEVNQYDLTLSPTQDDGLYPSLETAYFWDKSRGFKHPYDTPLTSREQGREAGISDPQLTRTASWVRLRLGGWRLYHVHDTSMSSPMRKTAKVDDNRYLRPDGSNLAAFLYYLQEKHQTEYSLIRRTVQRVTPFFDDFKLQPSKLKPDDIKLEWTHKNSDQYFDASSLSDGTLRFIALTTLFLQPKQYLPSVILVDEPELGLHPYAIEMLASLIRHASESRQVIASTQSSLLLDHFDPEDVLVANRVEGGTQITRLEPAQLKDWLEDYSLGQLWEKNEFAGRPLPE